The following proteins are encoded in a genomic region of Pirellulaceae bacterium:
- a CDS encoding metallophosphoesterase has protein sequence MPAIFHQPISRTDFLKISTGFLGALVVRPQPARANQDSTAAYQIALLSDTHIPSDATETYRGFAPVQNLKQVIPQVTERKPAATIINGDAARLMGNLEDYQMLKGLLEPLAQQSPVYIGLGNHDDRDNFSKIFSGKDDTNRQSVNGKNVLVVEHPTVRTIVLDSLLYVDKTAGLLGKTQRRWLAKYLTDADNRPTVLFVHHSLGDGDGELLDVDRLFRIIEPHKNVKAVFYGHSHRYKIDRRGDLFLVNLPAVGYPFGASEPVGWIDAIFDTNGVDLTLHAVGGNLEKNGQTTRLDW, from the coding sequence ATGCCAGCCATCTTCCACCAACCCATCTCACGCACAGACTTTCTGAAAATCAGCACAGGATTCTTGGGTGCACTCGTCGTTCGCCCGCAACCAGCGCGGGCAAACCAAGATTCCACTGCTGCCTATCAAATCGCATTGCTCTCAGACACGCATATCCCATCCGACGCGACCGAAACCTATCGCGGCTTCGCGCCAGTCCAAAACTTAAAACAAGTCATCCCTCAAGTTACCGAACGAAAACCGGCAGCGACCATCATCAACGGTGATGCGGCTCGCTTAATGGGAAATCTTGAAGACTATCAAATGCTCAAAGGACTGCTGGAGCCACTGGCCCAACAAAGTCCTGTCTACATCGGCCTTGGCAATCACGATGATCGTGACAATTTTTCCAAAATATTTAGTGGCAAAGATGACACCAATCGCCAATCGGTAAACGGCAAAAATGTGCTTGTTGTCGAACACCCGACGGTTCGCACCATCGTGTTGGACTCACTCCTCTATGTCGACAAGACGGCGGGTCTGCTGGGCAAGACACAGCGTCGCTGGCTTGCCAAATACCTGACCGATGCCGACAACCGGCCCACGGTTTTGTTTGTGCACCATAGTTTGGGCGACGGCGACGGCGAACTGCTAGACGTCGATCGTCTTTTTCGCATCATCGAACCCCATAAAAACGTCAAAGCTGTTTTTTATGGCCATTCGCATCGATATAAAATCGATCGGCGGGGCGATCTTTTTTTGGTTAACCTCCCCGCTGTCGGTTACCCCTTCGGAGCTTCTGAACCAGTGGGCTGGATCGACGCAATCTTCGATACAAATGGCGTTGATCTGACACTTCACGCTGTCGGCGGTAATTTGGAAAAGAATGGCCAAACGACAAGGCTGGATTGGTAA
- a CDS encoding DUF2293 domain-containing protein, translating to MSGNIYSPGPSPNLVRSSDGSLQRIPSGWVLLAPGDAGLTRRVKAAGDHWLVKEKKGRRVFSKGVCAPEATIERIRGELAAERSTESYRKRRLADSRRREKSQAAYVNDFNREIFAFLDFHPDYNKLAEQLAKVVTAHATPVGSGTVARTQRIPVEKRAEAAVIAWLRHQTTAYDSMRIPRVRGKRREVRRMLAERSKELLNRYRVGELATANCPLQQALNTERKSP from the coding sequence ATGTCGGGAAACATCTACTCGCCGGGGCCATCGCCGAATTTGGTTCGCAGCTCCGATGGCAGCCTTCAGCGGATTCCGTCAGGTTGGGTATTGCTAGCGCCTGGTGACGCCGGCCTAACTCGCCGCGTCAAGGCAGCGGGGGACCACTGGCTTGTGAAAGAAAAGAAGGGAAGACGAGTTTTCTCGAAAGGCGTTTGCGCACCGGAAGCTACGATCGAACGAATTCGCGGCGAACTGGCGGCCGAAAGATCCACTGAATCGTATCGCAAACGTCGGCTTGCCGATTCACGACGCCGAGAAAAAAGCCAAGCGGCCTACGTGAACGATTTCAATCGCGAGATTTTCGCTTTTCTCGACTTCCACCCCGACTACAACAAACTGGCCGAACAATTGGCGAAAGTTGTCACCGCTCACGCGACTCCAGTCGGCAGCGGTACGGTCGCCCGCACACAAAGAATTCCCGTTGAAAAACGCGCGGAGGCAGCGGTAATTGCCTGGCTACGTCATCAAACGACAGCCTACGACTCCATGCGAATTCCCCGCGTCAGAGGCAAACGTCGTGAAGTGCGACGAATGCTGGCCGAACGGTCCAAAGAGCTCCTAAATCGATACCGAGTTGGCGAGTTAGCCACTGCAAACTGCCCACTTCAACAGGCACTCAACACAGAAAGGAAATCGCCATGA
- a CDS encoding DUF1653 domain-containing protein — translation MKLGRYRHYKGNEYTVLGVARHSETDEELVVYRQEYGERGLWVRPKQMFLESVEINGESVARFAFLSESS, via the coding sequence ATGAAGCTCGGAAGATACCGCCATTACAAAGGAAATGAGTACACCGTTCTCGGTGTAGCTCGTCACAGCGAAACCGACGAAGAACTCGTCGTCTATCGACAGGAGTATGGCGAGCGAGGCCTCTGGGTACGCCCGAAACAGATGTTTCTCGAATCCGTGGAAATCAACGGAGAATCGGTGGCTCGATTTGCCTTCCTGAGCGAAAGTTCATGA
- a CDS encoding polysaccharide deacetylase family protein, with protein sequence MSFFRIIFAGMILCSTVQSLVADGNRLNYLNGPLDPYYVSRDFARLTTPQWVGETGVDAVIVLAIDDMRDPAKYENYLRPILNRLKQNDGRAPVSIMTNQVDPQLPLLSDWVQEGLSIEIHTIDHPCPLLHGGDFQKAKQTYDQCVDLMTRIPGNHPVAFRMPCCDSMNTPSPRFWAEIFNKKTVAGNFLRIDSSVFNITTQADSELPEGITTDSAGRPRFRKYLPFPSFVNTIEDYPYPYVIGKICWELPCVVPSDWEAQNLHQPNNPQTVTDLKRALDAVVQKEGVFDLVFHPHGWMRSDQVVELIDYSMETYGSRVKYLTFGEVHDRLSKNLMKGAELRDASGADAGLRMLDLNGDGWMDLLIPDADGLLTTRVWSPEATVWRDSQDQLSLENSSFGVIEGDLASFIAIDQQPLKVATHSEQGWRVKPIELAANSVSPEWQKRIKQPGKSLRILLFDLDADGRCELLLQDGKSSLILQIDSEGQWSALSFGIPSQIDLPAFGGEAAWRFIDLNDDQGIDIVFSDANREAVFVWQSKDRGWLRIMGHDRRQDEANSERISIPSLLRADGTSNGAWIHSKHIWFQNEDTDRLSDKVDRVSFGQLLKSTD encoded by the coding sequence ATGAGCTTTTTTCGAATCATCTTTGCGGGCATGATTCTTTGTTCGACTGTCCAATCGCTTGTGGCAGACGGGAATCGGCTGAATTATCTAAATGGCCCCCTCGATCCATATTACGTTTCTCGCGATTTTGCTCGTTTGACAACGCCGCAGTGGGTAGGTGAGACCGGTGTAGATGCGGTCATCGTTTTGGCCATCGATGACATGCGAGATCCGGCGAAGTATGAGAATTATCTTCGACCGATCTTGAATCGACTCAAACAGAACGATGGTCGGGCGCCAGTCAGCATCATGACGAATCAAGTTGATCCCCAGTTACCTTTGCTCAGTGATTGGGTTCAAGAAGGATTGTCGATTGAGATCCACACAATCGATCATCCATGTCCGCTGTTGCACGGTGGTGACTTCCAGAAAGCCAAGCAGACGTATGATCAGTGTGTTGACTTAATGACCCGGATTCCAGGAAACCACCCGGTTGCGTTTCGGATGCCTTGTTGTGATTCGATGAACACGCCCAGTCCACGATTCTGGGCTGAGATTTTTAACAAAAAAACGGTGGCTGGAAATTTTTTGCGCATCGATAGCTCTGTGTTTAACATCACGACGCAAGCGGACTCCGAGTTGCCAGAAGGAATTACGACCGATTCGGCCGGACGCCCGCGATTTCGTAAATATCTGCCATTTCCCTCCTTTGTGAACACGATCGAAGATTATCCATATCCCTATGTCATCGGAAAGATTTGTTGGGAGCTGCCTTGCGTCGTGCCGTCTGATTGGGAAGCTCAAAATCTTCATCAGCCCAACAATCCGCAAACGGTCACGGACCTGAAACGGGCTCTCGATGCGGTGGTTCAGAAGGAAGGTGTCTTTGATCTGGTCTTCCATCCGCATGGTTGGATGCGCAGCGATCAAGTCGTGGAGTTGATTGACTATTCGATGGAAACGTACGGCTCACGAGTCAAGTATCTGACGTTCGGTGAGGTACACGATCGTCTTTCAAAAAATCTCATGAAGGGGGCGGAATTACGTGACGCATCGGGCGCCGACGCCGGACTGCGGATGCTGGATCTGAACGGTGACGGCTGGATGGATTTGTTGATTCCTGATGCTGATGGTTTACTGACGACACGTGTTTGGTCTCCCGAGGCCACGGTGTGGCGAGATTCTCAAGATCAGTTGTCCCTTGAGAATTCATCGTTTGGCGTGATCGAAGGGGATTTGGCCTCGTTCATTGCAATCGATCAACAGCCTCTGAAAGTCGCCACGCACTCGGAGCAGGGCTGGCGGGTGAAGCCGATTGAGCTTGCTGCCAATTCGGTCAGTCCTGAGTGGCAAAAGCGAATCAAGCAGCCGGGGAAGAGTCTGCGAATATTGCTCTTTGATTTAGATGCTGACGGTCGCTGTGAACTCTTGCTGCAGGATGGAAAGTCGAGTCTGATTTTGCAGATCGATTCGGAAGGGCAGTGGAGCGCGCTTTCCTTCGGAATTCCGTCCCAGATCGATTTGCCTGCATTTGGTGGGGAGGCTGCTTGGCGATTCATCGACCTTAATGATGACCAGGGCATCGACATTGTGTTTTCTGATGCAAATCGCGAAGCGGTTTTCGTTTGGCAGTCAAAAGATCGTGGCTGGTTGCGAATCATGGGGCATGATCGGCGCCAGGATGAGGCGAACTCCGAGCGAATCTCTATTCCGTCGCTGCTTCGCGCCGATGGAACGAGCAACGGTGCCTGGATCCATTCGAAACACATTTGGTTTCAGAATGAGGATACTGACCGATTGTCCGACAAGGTTGACCGCGTTTCATTTGGCCAATTATTGAAATCAACCGACTAG
- a CDS encoding universal stress protein: protein MVNSSQSDPIHRILCPIDFSPTSEKAFAYATRIARHSGGTIVLFHAFDVPDSWSAGGRIDEVDQELKNKLLSISADSADLKIERVAHGGPAGPVICWVAQEQKCDLMVIGTHGRLGISHLLLGSVAEYCVRHAPCPVLTVRNRSDAELPLEEPEFYIPMPPVM, encoded by the coding sequence ATGGTCAATTCCAGTCAAAGTGACCCCATTCATCGCATTCTCTGCCCGATTGATTTTTCACCGACTTCGGAAAAAGCCTTTGCCTACGCCACGCGAATTGCACGGCATTCAGGCGGCACGATTGTTTTGTTTCACGCCTTTGATGTGCCCGATTCGTGGTCAGCCGGTGGTCGCATCGACGAAGTTGATCAGGAATTAAAAAATAAGTTGCTTTCGATCAGCGCTGACTCTGCTGATCTGAAGATTGAACGAGTGGCACACGGTGGACCAGCGGGTCCAGTAATATGTTGGGTGGCGCAGGAGCAAAAATGCGATTTGATGGTGATCGGAACTCATGGTCGGCTCGGAATCTCTCACTTACTGTTGGGAAGTGTGGCCGAGTACTGTGTTCGTCATGCACCTTGTCCAGTGCTCACGGTGCGTAATCGGTCGGACGCTGAATTGCCGCTCGAAGAGCCCGAATTCTATATTCCAATGCCTCCGGTCATGTAA
- a CDS encoding PQQ-binding-like beta-propeller repeat protein yields MPPIQSLTIVVLLSCPALAQEWTEFRGPTGQGHASSRPPIEWDSQQNNLLWKCPLPGTGWSSPVIQNGLIFLTAAVPIVDSKDLSLQLIVIDLKTGTVENQIEVFRQTADNAPEIHSKNSHASPTPVIENDHIYVHFGHQGTACINTDGETVWKNRNLEYAPVHGNGGSPILFQDLLIFSCDGGSDPFIAALDKGTGKLIWRKQRESDADRTFSFSTPLVIEVNGQPQLISPGSNSVWAYNPRDGREIWHVNYEGYSVIPRPVFGHGLVFLGTGYDSPKVLAIRPDGKGDVTDSHVAWTLSRGAPHTPSMLLIEDHLYMVSDRGIATCVDAKTGEEKWQERIGGNFSASPLYANGSIYLQSEAGECIVIDGRPEFKEVARNDLDERSLASFAVAGDSLLIRTAEHLFRIGRK; encoded by the coding sequence ATGCCCCCGATTCAGTCGCTCACGATAGTAGTTCTTTTAAGCTGCCCTGCCCTGGCCCAAGAATGGACGGAATTTCGTGGTCCGACCGGTCAAGGTCATGCGAGTTCGAGACCACCGATCGAATGGGATTCACAACAGAACAATTTGCTCTGGAAATGTCCCTTGCCGGGTACAGGCTGGTCATCGCCTGTCATTCAGAACGGTCTTATCTTTTTAACTGCAGCCGTACCAATTGTTGACTCAAAAGATCTTTCGCTGCAGCTGATAGTGATCGATCTTAAAACGGGTACCGTGGAAAATCAGATCGAGGTTTTTCGGCAAACGGCTGATAACGCACCTGAGATTCACAGCAAGAACAGCCACGCCAGCCCTACACCAGTGATCGAAAACGATCATATTTACGTTCACTTTGGACATCAGGGAACCGCCTGCATCAACACCGACGGGGAGACCGTTTGGAAAAATCGCAATCTAGAATACGCTCCCGTTCATGGTAACGGAGGTTCACCGATCCTCTTCCAGGATCTGTTGATTTTCAGCTGTGATGGCGGTTCCGATCCATTCATTGCTGCGTTGGACAAAGGCACAGGAAAGCTGATTTGGCGCAAACAACGAGAATCTGACGCCGATCGTACGTTTTCGTTCAGCACGCCGTTGGTGATTGAAGTGAATGGACAACCGCAACTGATTAGTCCCGGCAGCAATTCAGTATGGGCTTACAACCCGCGTGACGGTCGCGAAATCTGGCATGTCAACTACGAAGGCTACAGCGTGATTCCCCGCCCGGTATTTGGCCACGGCCTAGTATTCCTGGGCACCGGTTATGATTCGCCGAAAGTCTTGGCTATTCGGCCAGACGGCAAGGGCGATGTCACCGACTCACACGTTGCGTGGACCCTAAGCCGAGGGGCCCCGCATACACCCTCCATGCTATTAATTGAAGACCATCTGTACATGGTTTCCGATCGTGGAATTGCAACTTGCGTGGATGCAAAGACGGGGGAAGAAAAATGGCAAGAACGAATTGGAGGAAACTTTTCCGCATCCCCCCTTTATGCAAACGGAAGTATCTACCTCCAAAGTGAAGCAGGCGAGTGCATCGTGATTGATGGCCGACCGGAATTTAAGGAAGTCGCCCGCAACGATCTTGACGAGAGATCGCTTGCGTCATTCGCTGTCGCAGGTGATTCACTGCTCATCCGAACAGCAGAGCATCTCTTTCGGATCGGCCGCAAATAA
- a CDS encoding VIT1/CCC1 transporter family protein: protein MVQDKSESLDELIASHTPEAIRAKLAESSGQGYLRDFIFAAIDGPITTFAIVSGVAGARRSSGFVAVLEFATLIGDDFRMAVGNHQATRAEQQLLSRVQVIKKKQIDLYPAGERENRRRILSKERFEGAELDQVVRVITSDEKRWIDTLLQEELGMTLAELTPLRTAIFTFFAFIVAGLFPLMGFVLALAAPDLITRPSINSIVMTAIAFFTVGAAKSRFVRTSWSWSALETLVVGGGSRWAFLSGWHAVTWPYLAIDRSGEFHRMTPNDTEQHQAQNRVTPGC from the coding sequence GTGGTTCAAGACAAGTCAGAATCACTGGATGAATTGATCGCTTCCCACACCCCGGAGGCGATTCGGGCAAAATTGGCCGAAAGTTCGGGCCAGGGATACCTCCGTGACTTTATTTTTGCCGCAATTGACGGCCCAATTACAACCTTCGCAATCGTCTCGGGAGTTGCCGGTGCCCGGCGATCCTCTGGCTTTGTCGCGGTCCTGGAGTTCGCCACTTTAATCGGCGATGACTTCCGCATGGCGGTTGGCAATCACCAGGCCACTCGAGCGGAGCAGCAACTCCTATCTCGTGTGCAGGTAATCAAAAAAAAACAAATCGATTTGTATCCAGCAGGCGAAAGAGAAAACAGACGTCGGATTCTGAGCAAAGAGCGTTTTGAAGGTGCCGAACTGGATCAAGTGGTCCGAGTCATCACTTCGGACGAGAAACGCTGGATTGACACGCTGCTGCAAGAGGAATTGGGGATGACTTTAGCCGAGCTCACTCCGTTACGAACGGCAATCTTCACGTTTTTCGCCTTCATCGTTGCCGGCCTTTTTCCATTAATGGGCTTTGTTCTGGCACTTGCTGCCCCCGATCTGATCACCCGCCCCTCCATCAACAGCATCGTGATGACAGCCATCGCGTTCTTCACAGTTGGTGCGGCAAAATCAAGGTTTGTGCGGACCAGCTGGTCTTGGTCAGCGCTAGAAACATTGGTTGTTGGAGGCGGCAGCCGCTGGGCTTTCCTATCTGGTTGGCATGCTGTTACGTGGCCCTACCTAGCGATCGACCGGAGTGGAGAATTTCACCGAATGACACCGAATGACACTGAACAACATCAAGCTCAAAACCGTGTGACACCAGGATGTTGA
- a CDS encoding 4'-phosphopantetheinyl transferase superfamily protein — protein MLNSPFPNTVAFRCYTVHDGLDFQLHEQEQQILSSRAIEIRRTHFTRGRAAAHHALQDLTGGPTDPILTGPRREPIWPEGIVGAISHSGEIACAAVANQQDHAGIGLDVELLTKKFDTSIAHLVCTTAEAKWVASGLEKNDERIRLLQLFCAKECVYKAFFPIARIELTFQDAELTWKKSDQLFQGRLMVAASDHHPPDFEFNIRCKLIADYVFASLILPAIDK, from the coding sequence ATGTTGAATTCACCTTTCCCGAACACTGTTGCGTTTCGCTGCTACACCGTTCATGACGGGCTGGATTTCCAGCTCCACGAGCAAGAGCAACAGATCTTAAGTAGTCGAGCCATTGAAATTCGCCGAACACATTTCACGCGTGGAAGAGCTGCTGCTCATCATGCTCTTCAAGATTTAACCGGAGGTCCAACAGATCCGATCCTGACGGGGCCTCGGCGTGAACCTATCTGGCCGGAGGGAATTGTTGGCGCGATTTCTCACAGCGGCGAAATCGCTTGTGCAGCCGTCGCCAACCAGCAGGATCACGCTGGTATCGGACTCGACGTCGAACTCCTCACCAAGAAGTTTGACACCTCGATCGCGCATCTCGTCTGCACAACGGCTGAGGCGAAGTGGGTAGCCTCTGGCCTCGAAAAAAATGATGAAAGGATAAGGCTGTTGCAATTATTCTGTGCAAAAGAGTGCGTTTACAAAGCTTTCTTTCCGATCGCCCGCATCGAGCTAACTTTCCAAGATGCTGAACTCACGTGGAAAAAATCAGATCAACTCTTTCAAGGTCGGCTGATGGTCGCGGCCAGTGATCACCACCCGCCAGATTTCGAGTTCAACATCCGTTGCAAACTCATTGCCGATTATGTTTTTGCCAGCCTTATCTTACCCGCTATCGACAAATAG
- a CDS encoding ABC transporter ATP-binding protein, with protein MNDSKTILRLCDISKTYHMGDVEVPVLHNIDLEVAEGQITVIVGPSGSGKSTLLNLIGGIDRSSSGKIFFREHDITDYTERQLTEYRRARIGFVFQFYNLVPTLTATENVIVATEIAKAPMLADEALELVHMGHRLDHFPSQLSGGEQQRVAIARAVAKNPDLLLCDEPTGALDLETGQLVLRALVDLNRRLQTTVIIITHNVAIAGIANRLIRLGSGTIAEDRDNESPISPEEVTW; from the coding sequence ATGAATGACTCAAAGACTATTCTTCGCCTCTGCGATATCAGCAAGACTTACCACATGGGCGATGTGGAAGTGCCTGTACTCCACAACATCGACTTAGAGGTCGCGGAAGGTCAAATCACGGTCATTGTAGGACCCTCGGGTTCAGGGAAGAGCACGCTGCTGAACTTGATTGGTGGAATTGACCGATCGAGTTCGGGAAAGATTTTTTTCCGCGAGCATGACATCACCGACTACACGGAACGGCAGCTTACCGAGTACCGACGAGCGCGCATCGGCTTCGTCTTTCAGTTCTACAATCTGGTACCCACTCTCACGGCGACCGAAAATGTAATCGTCGCGACAGAGATTGCAAAGGCTCCAATGTTGGCGGATGAGGCGTTGGAGTTGGTTCACATGGGGCATCGTCTCGATCACTTCCCATCGCAATTATCTGGGGGTGAACAACAACGGGTCGCCATTGCCCGAGCCGTGGCCAAAAACCCCGACCTGCTCCTTTGTGATGAACCCACTGGGGCCCTCGATCTCGAAACAGGGCAGCTTGTCCTGCGCGCCTTGGTTGACCTTAATCGACGCTTACAAACGACGGTTATTATCATCACCCATAACGTGGCGATCGCCGGCATCGCAAATCGACTTATCCGATTAGGATCTGGCACTATCGCAGAGGACCGTGACAACGAGTCGCCCATTTCCCCCGAGGAGGTGACTTGGTGA
- a CDS encoding FtsX-like permease family protein — translation MTILDRKLRRDLYAAKGLLLAIICILGLGVSAYVANLSLYFNLELSRRSYYAECRMADFWVDIEKLPRSEIDRLSEIEGIAELHARIVMPVTVDLEDVPQPLSGRIVSLPMDPRPVINNLVLRRGSYFTDPRRAEVIISEGFAQSRNLNPGDLLQVLLNDRRQELLVVGTAISSEFVFARAPGTMIPDKASFVILYVNEQFAAETTNLEGATNQILGKLTADRRSKPLVVTSELEQQLERFGEATTTQLANHESHQQLSSDLRGLRTINLIVPTVFLAVAALILDVLMMRLAQQQRTVIGTLKALGYTNRQLVLHFLKYGIVVGLLGGLAGAAFGYWLAGFMLDMFRQFYEFSAIINRPYLGIVTACILLSTVMAVAGTIRGVTQVMRLRPAEAMRPRAPESSQRLFLERWTSLWKQLGFRWQMVIRGLFRNRLRVFTGIFSAMMGSALILQTLQINESFGELIRFTFDRMIVSDFDLTLKDEVDFDGFLEVTRFPGVDYAEPILTVACTFYNGNHQKKGAVTGIQPTARLTVPRDRQGNAVVLPDHGLVLTRRLAEILHISAGEQISIVPLNGERKPIDVTVSKIVESFVGTAAYADWNFLNTLVNEEGSLNSIQAEVNLAPPRLAEFYQRLKNTPKLQGFSALGEQKEQLLILLQPLRVVNALLILFAGLLFCGSIVTSSLISLAERRQEIATFRVMGYTPRQIGGIFLRESLIVNTIGIFLGLPVGYWFAAFVNHFIATDLTRLPFVLPTSLLMMTVFLGLLFTLIAYIPVYRAVRKLDWLDALNTKE, via the coding sequence GTGACGATTTTGGATCGGAAACTGCGTCGAGATTTGTATGCCGCAAAGGGCTTGTTGCTTGCGATCATTTGCATCCTTGGCCTCGGTGTTTCGGCTTACGTGGCGAACCTCTCCTTATACTTTAATCTCGAGTTGTCACGACGCAGCTACTATGCCGAGTGTCGAATGGCTGATTTTTGGGTGGATATCGAAAAGCTGCCTCGCTCGGAAATTGACCGTTTAAGTGAAATTGAGGGAATCGCCGAATTACATGCGCGAATCGTGATGCCCGTCACCGTCGATCTGGAAGACGTTCCGCAACCGCTTTCGGGCAGGATCGTTTCCCTACCGATGGATCCCCGCCCAGTCATCAACAATCTGGTACTCCGTCGTGGCAGTTACTTCACCGATCCGCGTCGTGCTGAGGTGATTATTAGTGAAGGTTTCGCCCAAAGTCGCAACCTAAATCCCGGTGATCTCCTGCAGGTCCTCTTGAACGACCGTCGACAAGAGTTGCTCGTAGTTGGAACGGCGATTAGCTCAGAATTCGTTTTTGCCCGGGCCCCAGGAACAATGATCCCGGACAAGGCTAGTTTTGTGATTCTGTACGTGAACGAACAGTTCGCAGCAGAAACGACCAACCTGGAAGGCGCCACGAATCAGATTTTGGGCAAGCTAACAGCAGATCGCAGATCGAAACCGCTGGTGGTAACCAGCGAACTCGAGCAACAACTGGAACGTTTCGGGGAGGCAACGACCACACAGCTGGCGAATCACGAATCACATCAACAGTTGAGCAGCGATTTAAGAGGCTTGCGCACGATTAATCTGATCGTGCCAACCGTATTCCTTGCCGTCGCAGCCTTGATTCTCGATGTGCTGATGATGCGACTCGCTCAACAACAGCGAACGGTCATTGGCACGCTCAAGGCACTGGGCTATACGAATCGGCAACTGGTGCTCCACTTTCTGAAATACGGAATTGTCGTCGGTCTGCTGGGCGGTTTGGCAGGGGCCGCATTTGGCTATTGGCTGGCCGGATTCATGCTCGACATGTTTCGGCAATTCTATGAATTTTCTGCCATTATTAATCGCCCCTACCTCGGAATCGTCACTGCTTGCATCTTACTGAGTACCGTGATGGCCGTGGCGGGAACAATTCGTGGGGTCACGCAAGTCATGCGTCTGCGTCCCGCGGAAGCCATGCGGCCCAGGGCTCCTGAGTCATCTCAACGACTGTTCCTTGAACGCTGGACATCACTCTGGAAGCAGCTTGGCTTTCGCTGGCAAATGGTGATTCGAGGACTCTTTCGAAATCGGCTCCGAGTCTTCACAGGTATCTTCTCCGCCATGATGGGTTCTGCTTTGATTCTGCAGACATTGCAGATCAATGAATCCTTCGGGGAGCTAATCCGTTTTACCTTCGATCGCATGATCGTAAGTGATTTTGACCTAACGCTGAAGGATGAAGTCGATTTTGATGGATTCCTCGAAGTTACTCGCTTCCCAGGTGTCGACTATGCCGAACCGATCTTGACGGTGGCCTGCACTTTCTACAACGGGAATCATCAAAAAAAAGGAGCAGTAACGGGCATCCAGCCAACAGCTCGCTTGACTGTTCCTCGCGACCGTCAGGGCAACGCCGTCGTTCTACCCGACCATGGACTGGTACTCACTCGGCGACTTGCCGAAATTTTGCACATCAGTGCTGGCGAGCAAATTAGCATCGTGCCGCTCAACGGAGAACGAAAACCGATTGACGTGACAGTTTCGAAAATCGTAGAAAGTTTCGTCGGAACGGCTGCCTATGCCGATTGGAATTTCTTGAATACGCTCGTCAATGAAGAAGGATCCTTAAACTCGATTCAGGCCGAGGTAAACCTTGCACCACCCCGTCTCGCAGAATTCTATCAACGGCTGAAGAACACCCCGAAACTACAAGGCTTTTCCGCGCTCGGTGAACAAAAAGAGCAGCTATTGATCCTGCTGCAACCACTGCGTGTAGTCAACGCGCTACTGATCCTGTTCGCGGGACTCTTGTTTTGTGGCAGTATCGTCACATCCTCCTTGATCTCTCTGGCCGAACGACGGCAGGAAATCGCCACATTTCGTGTAATGGGCTACACCCCCCGTCAAATCGGAGGAATCTTTCTTCGCGAAAGTCTGATCGTTAACACGATCGGAATTTTTCTGGGACTGCCTGTCGGTTACTGGTTTGCCGCCTTCGTCAACCATTTCATCGCCACGGACTTGACCCGCCTCCCCTTCGTCCTCCCAACTTCACTGTTGATGATGACTGTTTTCCTCGGGCTACTATTTACCCTGATCGCATATATCCCCGTCTACCGCGCAGTGAGAAAACTCGACTGGTTGGACGCACTGAACACCAAAGAATGA